The nucleotide sequence CCCATGGCGTACGTGGAAGCGGGGTTGGACGGGAGGCTATGTGACAGGGCTACGGATTGCCGGGAAATCAGCGGGCGGTTATTAATTACCCCCTCATTGAGCTGTAGTTGCAGCCAATGCGCCATGTCATTGGCCGTAGAGATCATACCGGCTGCTCCATTGACGAACCATTGGGGCTCTTGTATGGGAATTGCCTTGCCAAAAGCGAAAATGTTTCCCCTGGGAAGTCCATCCGGAGCTGCATAAAATAAGTGGGTCAGCGCGACATTCTGGGTGTGGCTCATGCCCAGTGGAACGAACCAGTGTTTTCGCAGATAGTCGGAAAATTCTTCCTGGCTTACTGCTTCCACCACTTTGGCCAGTACCTGATAGTTTGGGTTATGATAATGAAACTGTTCGCCGGGAGCACTCACCAGTCGGGCGGTCTTCAGACGCTCCACCGCTTGATCCAACGTGTGTGGCTGCTCGGCAAAGGCTAGTTCTGGAAAACCGGTATCGGCCAGGCCACTCGTTTGATGCAGGAGTTGGCGGATCGTGATTGAGGTACCCCGCGGGTCGTCGATGACAAAAGAAGGCAGGTACCGGTTCACCGGAGCATCCAAATCGACAGCTCCCTTTTCGACAAGTTGCAGGATGGCCAAGGCGGTAAATGCTTTGCTCAGCGATGCAATGGCGAATGGAGTGTCCGCGGTAATCCGTTTTCCATCGGTGGTACCATATCCTTTCACCAGCACGATGCTATCCTTTCGAACAACGGCAATGGCTAAACCCGGTAAGCTACTGGTATTCAGCCGGTCCTGAATATAATGGTCTATCTTGACAGCCAGGGAATCGGATTGGGCGCAAGACTCCTGAAAGCCGAGGATACAGGCGAAGATAAGAAACGAGATGAAAAGAGCAGACTTTAAAAAAAGAGTCATAGTGGGTTTCTGCAAGGAGAGTAAGGCTCTTTTTGATCGGTCCTTTCGGTAGGTCAATCAAATTGCAAAAATTCACATATCGTTTCTTCAATCCATTTACATAGGTAAAGAAATTTATCCCTGCGCCAATTTCTTACGAATGCGGCTCAATTGCGTGGGAGTGATTCCCAGGTAGGAGGCAATGTGATATTGAGGAATATCCTGTTCCAGGAGTGGGTAACGTTCCTGAAAAAGGGCATACCGCTTTTCTGCGCCGTACCGGGCCATTTCTAATTCTTTTTGCTCTTTTTCGACAAAATAACGTTCGGCAAACAACCTACCAATCCTTTCCAATTCCTGGTAACGGTCATACAGTCTGACAAATGATCGATAATCCGCAGCCAGCAGGTGGCAGTCGAGCAGGGCCTGTTGAATAATCTGGTTGGGCTTACCCGTGATAAGAGAGGTATAGGCACCAGCGATAGAAGGAGAAGTAAAGAAGTGCTTATTGTATTCTGTACCTCGCTCATCTCGGAAAAAGGCCCGGATAACGCCTGATTCCACGAAAACAAACTGGGTGGCGATCTGACCCTCCTGAATTAGAAATTCTCCCCTTTTCAAAACCACCTTCTGAAATAAGCGACTCAGTTCATTCCAGGCCTCCTCATGCACAGGCGCAAACGAATTAAGGTAAGTTCTCAGCGCTATCACAGTAGTTTTTGGTTCAAAGAGGCCTTGCTCTTTTTTGGTACTTCTTCATCAATTGGGTCAATCAGGCGAGGCGCTTGCTCAAGGTACCACACATGTAGGTCAGGCACTTATCATTCTTAAGAATACGAGCGTACTTGACGACAAGGGCAAACTTCTAAATTAATTGTCCTGGATTGGGATTATAACAATGAAATGGCCCAGCTTGGTGTGCTAGAGCAAATGTACGATCAGGTATATGAGAATGAGCGTGTGTAAATTGAGCTATCATGTGCCAGTAAAATTGTGTTGAGGATTGAAGAAAAAATTGGCGTCACCATGTGGTTTGCGAAATTCAACGTAAGAGTTTAGGATAGTATAACGCTCGGAAGATTATTAGTCGTCACTCGAAAGAATAAAATGACTGACAAGAAATGGCAGCCATAAATTACAAAAACTTATACTCTTTAACCTTTTAGTTGGTATAGAGAAGCAATGGTTTGAATGATTCCTCCGATGTTAGCCATTATTTCTAAACTTATTCCTTTTGGGTTCTTCTCTTGCAGTTTTTCTAAATCGTAGTAAAGTTTTTCAATTTTATCCTGAAACAGAATCTCTTCACCAGTTAATTCTCCTCTTCTGATAAAATCGTGGGCATTAATATTTATTGTGAAATTAAAATCAAATGTGCTCATTTTACATTCAATCAGACCTAATTCGGAAAATTGCTTCATTAAAGCACCTACAATACCATCTGCATAATCTTCCAATGCATTATACTGGGAGATAGAATTCCATTCACCCAATTCATATGTATTTACGAGATATTTAAGAAATTCATCTTTAAGTTCGGGTGTTATTATCATATACTTTCTTGGTAATGATGTTTTAAACTCTTGTATTTCTAGTAGTTATAAAATTGATTGCTATATGTACTATTACAAAATCGAACAATCAAATCAGTGTGCTGTCCAGCCACCATCCACCGTAATAATCGACCCCACCAAGTAGGTAGCGGCGTCGCTGGCCAGCAGCGTGATGCCCTGGATTTCGGCCAACATGTCTACATTTCAGCAGGCGATCAGTTTTCGAACTGCTCTTTTGAAATACCACTCTGCCGGATGATTGACTGTAATGTTCCGATTCTTATTTCTGCGTGATTTGGTACAGGTACCGTTAAGGTCGAGGTGCCGGATTTTTTTTGCATGATGATATGGCTTCCTTTTCGTCGGACCTCATCGAAGCCATTAACTGACAGAATACTGCATACCTCTTTTCCGGAAAGAACTTTAAGCTTGCCCAACCGATATTTGCATATTAGTGATAAAAATATCAGACTTCAGGCGATTATCGACTTCTTCATTTGAAGCATGTTCGAAGAACAATTCAATTGCTTCCTGCAAGTTCATTTTGGATTCCTCAACGGTATCTCCCTGACTGGCTATGTCCAATTCTGGGCAGAGCGCTACGTACCCATCATCTTCTTTTTCAATGATGACCGTAAAGTTTCTAATCGTTTTCATAACTGGGGATTGTGTTAATCCAGACTTCTTGATCAAATATAGCCCAATTTACCCAAAAATCTGATCTACTTTTTAAGGTCGATTACAACCTAGCTATCGCGCGGTCCAGCCGCCGTCCACGGTGATAATCGACCCCACCATGTAGGTAGCGGCGTCGCTGGCCAGCAGCAGCGCGATGCCCTGGATTTCGGCCAGTTCACCCCAGCGCTCGAGGGCGGTAGCGCCGACGATGAAGTTTTTGGCTTCGGGGGTGCCTGCGATGGGTACATTCATTTCGGTAAGGAAAGGACCGGGACAAACGGCATTCACATTGATGGCGAAAGGGGCGAGTTCGACGGCCAGAGCACG is from Salmonirosea aquatica and encodes:
- a CDS encoding serine hydrolase domain-containing protein — its product is MTLFLKSALFISFLIFACILGFQESCAQSDSLAVKIDHYIQDRLNTSSLPGLAIAVVRKDSIVLVKGYGTTDGKRITADTPFAIASLSKAFTALAILQLVEKGAVDLDAPVNRYLPSFVIDDPRGTSITIRQLLHQTSGLADTGFPELAFAEQPHTLDQAVERLKTARLVSAPGEQFHYHNPNYQVLAKVVEAVSQEEFSDYLRKHWFVPLGMSHTQNVALTHLFYAAPDGLPRGNIFAFGKAIPIQEPQWFVNGAAGMISTANDMAHWLQLQLNEGVINNRPLISRQSVALSHSLPSNPASTYAMGWYANDNKDLYHSGILWTYSAEQILLTESGYGIVLLFNGGLNPFVDYYSFIHDIAELTAHEVPPVSRWPDWVFQACLLGILVVGLGLSIRRIIRKRSGKHKFRHYPAWRSWFGVIGRLWPLFLLLLIPFIITALSKRVLNWERIFLMMPDVILLLGALALSNSILSIIQTIDFIKIRQVKKESQN
- a CDS encoding Crp/Fnr family transcriptional regulator encodes the protein MIALRTYLNSFAPVHEEAWNELSRLFQKVVLKRGEFLIQEGQIATQFVFVESGVIRAFFRDERGTEYNKHFFTSPSIAGAYTSLITGKPNQIIQQALLDCHLLAADYRSFVRLYDRYQELERIGRLFAERYFVEKEQKELEMARYGAEKRYALFQERYPLLEQDIPQYHIASYLGITPTQLSRIRKKLAQG
- a CDS encoding type II toxin-antitoxin system HicA family toxin, yielding MGKLKVLSGKEVCSILSVNGFDEVRRKGSHIIMQKKSGTSTLTVPVPNHAEIRIGTLQSIIRQSGISKEQFEN
- a CDS encoding type II toxin-antitoxin system HicB family antitoxin; translated protein: MKTIRNFTVIIEKEDDGYVALCPELDIASQGDTVEESKMNLQEAIELFFEHASNEEVDNRLKSDIFITNMQISVGQA